AACTCAGAAACATCGATTATGTTAGGACGCTGAGATCCTAAGCAGCAATTTTACTTCAGAAAAACCTTGGAAACGATCCCAAATTCAAGAACATAAAGATCCTAACATATCTCACTTACATCCGTCAACTCTGCCTTACAGCACAGTGGACAACAAGAGTGGTGCATGGTCGCCAATTGCACAAGTGAaggttctcctctctttttctctcaaatttgattggctgactatttatcctaaaagctaagttgttaggaaagagagaaagagactaATATATACATTGATATCCTTAATAATCTTCATCTCTAATTCAAAGAAAAATACACTAATTCACCAAACAAAGAACAAGAACTTATCCCCAGGTCATCTTAAGAAATTCCAGATATTTATCTGCAGCAGAAGTACATCCTAGAAATGCCCTCATTAAGTAACAAAATTCAATCCTCAGACTACTCTAATGGGCGAGTATGAGAAGAAAAGAACAGGAATTGCTCAGAAAGGTAATGGATAAATAAAGTAAACCTTATGCATACACCAGCACATAAAACTCCTTTCATATTTCTAAGATTTTATTGATTGCGATAGAATGGACAAAGAAAAAGTGGAGTCGAAACGTACAAACAACACTAATTCTTCTAAATTCGGCATAGATGTAACAGTGTGAGATAAATGAAATTTATGAAGTAAACAAAAAATTGAAGTGTGAGATAAAAAACTCTAGATAAAAGTGGTTGTCACCTTGGCAAACTTATCTGATTAACCTGTTAGAAAATGAGAGCCatctgcagattttgatagggagGTAATTGTTTTCTGATGACCAATTTCTTTATCTGCCTCCTTCAGCAGTTTGCCAGTCTGAAAAGTTCACAAAAAAATACCACAATGAATACACATGTTGCCTAATGACAACAAGAATGAAATTGACTATGCTGTGATGAAGAGTTGGGCAAGGTCTTGactaattaaaaaatgaaatcaaataagtttgaaattttataTATCTTAGATTTTGTACTGCTATTCCTTGCAACCGATTTAATTTCCTTGGCTCATCAAGAATGAAATGATAGTTAAATTAGATATGACAACAGTCTCTTATAATTGTATGTTATCAAACGGCATGAAATTTCCTTGAAAGATAAGAGCCACCACAAAACATGGCAAACATGAAAAGTAGACCATgtgaaaaaaaatgatatattagGAACTGGTACAATAATTGTAGGGGGACTAATATGATATCAGAGAGAAAAAAATCCATACTTAGCTAACGTCACATCACAAAACAACAAATTTACATATTAGAAGATAGAAACATCCATCAAGTCTTTTGACAAATACAAGCTAACTTCTTGTATTAAAATTTACAtgtttgtaaaatttacaaagtaAGCTTGGATATGGTGGATGAAACTCGGGGTGTTACTTCGCTGGACTAATCCTAAAAGTAGACCATCTTCCTCTAGTTCTCGCCTACCGAGGAAATCGAAAGCACAACTTATACACCCTAAAAAGCCAACCTTCAGAATGCACACATTTGATTAGATAACTGACGGTAAAAGGCTGGCAATATACAAGTTCCATGCTGATATCACTCTGAAATTGCAACACAACCTCAAAAGGCTTGTGCTCTTTCCTAATAAGTTTTTTTCAATGTAAGCTCGGATAAAAATATAATGCACCTAGGTTAAACAAAATATACATATAAACGCGAATGGAACTTCAATTTACTGAAAAATATCTATAGCTGATTAGATCGATCGTGTTGGCGGTGATGCAATGAAAACTGGCAGCAGCTTCATTGGCACtgcaaacaaaccaaatcaatatGATCTGTTAAACAAAATGCTACTTCAAGACAGATGTTTTTTATAGATAAAtgtggagattttttttttcttgacaaaatatgGGCATACAAGAACATTACTGTGGAAATTGAAAAGCACCTGATCCTCTGACAGGCAAAATTTGAAGGGGACCCTTTTTGACAAGTAGAATAGATACAATACACATCTCTCTTAGGAATATGCAATCATCTGGCTATTGGATACTAGACATATCAGAATGTAACGGTTGAGGTGACTGAGTCTTGATTAGAGGCTTCAAGGATTCCATGATACTAGAAAAAGAAGGCCTTTTCCATGGCTCACTGAAGCTCAACATGTGATTTAAGTTAGTGTGTGGGGAAGCACGAGTGAAGAAGTATGTTAATATTTAATAATCATGCCTGCATCAGGCAATAGATATCTATACCTGGCCCAACAGCACTCAATTATGGCAGCCACATGTCTATTTACAGTACTTGTGATCTCAGGCCTTCTTGCCTTGAAGCCAATTGCAGCAACCACCTGCAAGGGCACAGCTTATATTTTCTTATACAGTTAAAGGAAAATAGATCAATTAATGGGACCCAGCACTGCCAAAAGAAGTTACTTTTATTTGTAGCTAAAATAAACAAAGACTTGATGGATAAAATTTACAAAGTAAGCTTGGATATGGTGGATGGTGAGGTAGATGCTTCCGGTGTTTGGAAAAGTGTTAACAAAGTCAATCTTGGGCCATGTTAATAGGTCGATAAAAGTAAACTTGTATTTTAATTGTTGCTTCTTAGATGGTGAATTAACAGATTGAGAACATCCATATTCTAATCCTGAATATGCTATAGAAGATTGATTAATACAAACTAGAATGACAATTaatgattgaaaaaaaaagaaacattgaCTATCATTTAGAAGATGAAAATCCTTCTAGATGTCCATTAAAAACTTACTATACATTTTCTGATTCCCAGCACATAAAATCAAAACAAGTAACtgctataaaaaatataaatgactCCACAAAAGATTTGTCATGGCAAACATACCTTTCCAAAAAAAGTATCTTACAATCTTTAACCTTCAAGGCAAAGAACCAATAAAGCTTGCGAACACAAACGAAAAACATCAAATAAGAAGACCTTTTTTCCAAATAATTCTTTTCTTtctcaaaagaaattaaaaaggaatatgGCATGATTTTTGAAGCTGGCAAAGTTGTTACACCTAAAAATCATATCAAACCATGTAAACATTTTATGGATGACTACCAACAGAAATTTCCAAAGTTTATTTAAATTGAAGCTTTTGTGCAACATGAGTTCTCAAACTTCGATTTGCATGTAGTAAATAAGCATGGCAAGGTACATAAAGCTAACAATAACATGTTTTAGACTTATGAAGTAAAAAAACAAATTTCCTCAAGAGAATAATCATATCTATCAAAAACTATCCTTCAACAATACAGAGGAAAACAAATGAGATGAAAGAAAAGAATGAATGGGAATAGTACAGACTTCAAGAAAAAAAGGAGTCAATTTGAAGCCTATATAGCAATTCCTATAACTTGTACATGTACTTACAAGCTAGGCTCATGCTCAAGTGTAGTCTTCTCTCTATGAGGAGAAAAAATATCATTGAATTCCACAATGGAGAGACAAACCTGAAAATTGACATAAACAATAAATGAGTTCAATGCTTGAACATATAGAACATCTCATTGGTATACCCAACTTAATAAGTATGGTCAAGATTACTACTAAATCCAGGAGTCCAATTTGTTTTTTGTAACTATAGCTAAGAAATAAAATACAAAGTAACACAAACAAGTAATGGGATGGAGCATTAACCATCAATTGTAACTTGTAAGTCATTAGGTGACTTTTTGTAGTGAGAAGCAACATAAAGGGAAATCATGCCCtgtaatataaatgaaaaaataGCACAAATTTAACCAAATAAAAGTACCTATAAACATATCTCACTCTCCTTGTGATATTAGAAAAGTATATCTCGGTTGACATAGTAAAGGGCACATTCACTTGGATGTGGAAGTCTAGACAAATAAAAGATCATTTAGAGAATGACctgaaaaataattatttacttttcatcAAGAATACTAACATAGTGATATTTGGAATGTAACTTGCAACAACCAAGCAAAGTAATTCATTAAGCCATGACTTAATTGAATCCTCAGTAGCATATCTGCTAGCTTGTGCAATTCCATCTTCTTGAAAAGCTTACCAGTATATGGAGATGGAAAAACACGAGAGTTTCAGAAGCAGATAACGATGTCGTTGCCTCGCTACAGGCCACTGCTTAGACCCCCTCGTGTGCAACCGTTTGTGAACGGGCTGCCTCGTGAGGCATCGACCCCCTCGCGTGCATCCATTCGCAAATCGACCGCTAGTAAACTAGTGGTCTGGAGAGGCTGCGACCCCCTTGAGTGTGGCCACACCTAAAGCATCCTCTCATCGCCTGGCGAGGTTACACACGGTGCTGCGGAGAGGGAAGAAATAAGATATAGGGTTACCTTTGAACTCCTTGCTTACTGCGAAGAGGGAAGAACCTGGTGCGCTGCAAATACGAAAGGAAAGAAGGGGTGGGAGAGAGGAAACCTAGCGGTGAtagaggaaaggaaaggagatggaagaaaCCTAGCGGTAGAAAGGAGATGGAAGAAACCTAGTGGTGATAGAGGAAAGGAAGGAGAGGGGAGGAAATAATGATCGAGTGGGAAGGAAAGTTTAGGTTAATAATGACCAAGTCTGGTCCGGTTATACAGTACTGCCAGCCTTTGGTCGAGTTCGCTTTCGCTCCACTTTCTGCGGATAGGAATCACATACCATCGACATTTGTTTGGCTTTCCGGTACTCTCATGTATCAAACTACAGTGGAATGCTAGAAGGTCTTCTATCGTACTTTCCTATTAGTTGTTAGCTAAATAATGACATTTATAAAACCATACAAAGTTTAAtatgataatttttataaaaaaataattaatgataaagaatgtcattataaaatatttataatgatatttttttaataagtgtcatatagaaaatgtcacaatagactttttttcttgtagtgagaggaaagggcgtcgatctaggaaggggaaggacagtgcgatataggtttaggtttggagggaaaagtgaagtgttacaaattttgactaaatattggggggaaattaaattattttatttatcatagacatcgggttttaaaatccgatgttaaaatcggtgtctattaatgaaaaaaaggcgctcatagacatcggctaaaaaacccgatgtctatgaacgaaaatctgcgctcatagacaccgatttttcaAAAAACCGATGTAAattactcaaagacatcggtttttgcttaaaactgttgttgttccaccgatgtctatgagggtttttgttgtagtggatgcAATGGTAATTAAGCGTGATCTtttattaaacaaattatttaatattaaaatgcaagaaggagaaacagcgagtcaactccatgcgaggatcaaagatatcctcaacgaactccacgcgataggccaccaaatggagaatcgtGATCTGATAAGGTACACATTGAATGCTTTTCCAtgtaataccttgtgggcatctatcgtggatgcctacaaaatttcaaaaaatttatctaaattaaaactcgatgaattattttgcgaattagaattacacaagTAGACTAACGTCGGATCCGAAAAAGGTATTACCTTGTTTGCAGGTCcctccaaggaaaagaaaaagaccaagcctgaacctgaaaaTGAGTCCGATCAAgcttctgaagacgaagagtacctggtgaacctggtaaggaaaatgttcaccaagaGGGAGAAAAGCTTCTGTAAAAAGGACTTGCAGGAGATCAACTCCCCATCCGAACctaggaacgtgacttgcttcgggtgcaacaagaaagaccactacaagaacgagtgtccgagaTTAAAAAGCAACAAATcaaagacatccaagaagaagaCCCTCAAAGCAACCTGGGGCGACTCTTCCTTAGAAGAATTGGAGGccaaagatcagaagcaccagagtcacctcatgttgatggccctcgaagaagaatcggaagacgggtttgaactcgaatcgagccacgagtccatactcgtttccgaaggtcccgaagaggcatgttttaatttgaataattttttttagaattattgcttgtttaaataaaaaattagcagtaaaagaaaatgaaaataaattgcttcttgaggaaaaccaaaacctcgaggaacaaatcataaattctaatccaactgaAGATCTAAcatttgaggaggaaaatttaacactaaaaacagaaaataataaataaaaaagtatgttagaaaaatttacaacaagatctaagaacttagatctaattttaaacacctggtgtcgcggtaggacatccaggttgtcacctaGGCACCCGCGGTTCGATCCCTAGCTACGGTGTATTTGCAGAAATTTTTCTCCAAATGGAGAgcgcaatcaaaggatgttgggcgTCTGGGTTAATTGTAGcgcgcgcttcccgatttaccttggtggccagtgggaaacttccgtggggtcgGGCCGATCACCCCCAGAGATAGCCAATGAGGctaactgagattatcatttttttagatctaattttaaatagtcaaaaagcAGTCTATAATAAAattggacttggctacaagtcaagttcaaataaaatgtttaaatcattaataacccaacataaacaacaaaataaagcaTGGGTTCCGatagcgtgcttaaccacgcaagtaggaattaaccaatattacataactaaatataaaatatattatataaaatctgataaaccaaatcaaaaaccaaaacacaaacctagaccaacaaacataaaattgaaaaattttaGAACCCATCAAAAATCAGATTATCATCAACTCAAATATAGTTATAAAAGTAACAGACACAAACCtagaattaaaacttaaaattaattgtcacgccccggaggagtccctgtctgaagaaaattttggcaacatctcccctgtacggcggacaatttgaaactttctacatcgccctctgggccacatatacctcggccaacacggccggaacaataacagataataaaacaatcacccaTAATCAATCAATCAGGAGTTCTTACAGTAAGGTACCAAATTCTACATCGTAGTACAAGTGAACAAGAATTATTACCTAATTCCCCTTTCCTTCTGTGCTGGCAGAACCCCAAAACAGAGACTGGTGATGAGGTGATACTGCAGAGCAGGCCACTCGAGAGGCACAACCGGCTGAGGTGGAAGCACGACTGGCCAGAGTCGGTTGCAGACAGGCGATGCCCTATGCTGGTATCCACCAAGGCTGTTGAGTGCACTCGAGTGCTGGAGAATGAACGCTCTGTGACGCAAACAAGGAAAAACAGCGCTAGGGCACGACTCAAGGAAGGAAGTGTTGAAATGGTGCCAGTGCTTGGGCACAGGGGAGGCGAGAGGAAAGCTAGGGCATGGGAGGAGAGGTCGGTGCCGAGTTGGCTAGGGTATGGCGTGATCTCTGCGCATCGACATCCAGTGGCCGCTGATCGTCGCGATGGGGGCCGAGAGCAAGGGTGTCCGGCGgtggctcgtcggaccagaggaggggagaggaGAGGTGGCTCTCGTCTCCGATGGCAGAGGGGGTCAGCATCGCCTGTGCTGGTCGGCTCCGGCAGCACAAAGGGAAGAAGGGCTCAGATCGGGAGAAAGAAGGGAAAGTGGCGTCGGCGATCGGTCGACACTGCTTCGTGCGGTGTCGGTTGTGGCGGTGGCTCGGGAAGGAAAGTGGAGGAGAGGCGAGGGGAATCGAGTTCGGCGAGGAGGTGAAAACCGTCACATAGCAGCAGTTAGGGCAGAAGATCGGGGAAAAAAGGAGAAGGCGCGGGGGAACAGTGTCGGGGAACGGCGTCGGGCTTAAAACGCAGTGAGGAGAaaaagtgtaacgacccggctctcttggcccatttggcggcccatttggcggcccatttggcggcccatttggcgacctctcatgtcgtcgaccgtcggcccttatgtcgtcggcccatttggtgacctctaatgtcgtcgaccgacgaccctttgtcgtgccgttactcactaggactttccacccctggtcagtggatttttgcctcccccaggattcgaactctaaacttccaagcttaagtattagagtttatgaatcctgataaccaagtgagatcatctcacttggttatcaggatttataaactctaatacttaagcctggaggtttagagttcgaatcctgggggaggcaaaaatccactgccaggggtggaaagtcctagtgagtaacgacacggccaagggtcctCTTAGCCCATTTTgctgcccatttggcgaccctcgggtcgtcgaccgtcggcccttatgtcgtcggcccatttggcgacctctcatgtcgtcgaccgacgacccttggccgtgccgttactcactaggactttccatcccccaggatttgaactctaaacctccaggcttaagtattagagtttatgaatcctggtaaccaagtgagatcatctcacttggttaccaggattcataaactctaatacttaagcctggaggtttagagttcgaatcctgggggaggcaaaaatccactgccagggatggaaagtcctagtgagtaacggcaagGCCAAGGGCCGACGGTcaatgacatgagaggtcgccaaatggaccgccaaatgggccaagagggtcgggtcgttacaaaaagaaaaggaaagaaataaaataaataaataaacatttcctcacttaattaGGGTAGCCGAAACAGGCTTTCCtaggccccatttttatccccgtaaactcgtccatacgagctcccaaaaattcccaaaaaatctccaaaaattccgaaaaattcccctttattattcgccattttttttggtattttacattaatAGACCAATAATTCagagggaggctccagaatagctgacacctccaaaattaacctacccgacagggtaaccaaaactaatctgcccggcagggtaattaagactagttcaaagggaaaatagtttaacttgacatatggtactggtgaagttttatatgatagtaggttaaggaaacttagtctatgcatgtctaggaagatatggcttcgacctggtgcatttggctaagtggaactaactgaagctaccccttacggatcctaactagttagaccaaggttttgtattaagttcagtggatagaactatttggaaaacctcgagggtatggttactctaatgatgtccaagtgactcaccatagcccagaagtttatccaaagaatgcctatttattgtgcccaaagctaaacctgaatctaacacaaagttaaatcaaaccctaaaattgaatctaattcatctcacaaaattataagatttcttgattgaaaattaattagatcgagtgagatgactaaggaattaaagttaaaattaaattaaagtaaattaaaatttaaaattaaattaaaacataaaaattctttaaaaaaataaatttaaaatattcattttaaaattcattttaaaaattctttaaaaataaattttaaaaattctttaattttaaaaattatttaaaaaattatttaaaaaattccttttattattttaaaaattctttaattttaaaaattctttaaaaatttattttaaaaatttttcaattttaaaaattctataaaattcttttaaaaattatttaaaaagttgttttaaaaaatcatttaaaaatcttttaaaagttatttaaaaatctttttaaaattcttttaaaaattatttgaaaatcttttaaaaattcttttaaaaaataatttttaaaattatttaaaaatcttttaaaagttcttttaaaaattatttttaaaaaattatttaaaaaataaatctttttaacttaaaatttatattaactcAAAATTTTATCTAAACAACTAAAGAATCATTTTTAAGTAAAGATTAAACTCAGACTAACCCTAATTCCTAtctattgtaggaaactaagtagatcttggatagtggttgctccaaatatATGAttagagatcacaccaaattcactcaactttcttacaaaatcttaggaacagttgcctttggaaacaatgacaaactcaaggtaatcggtataggtaacattgagcttaaaattgacttcattattacaaatgttttactcgttgaaaatttcaagtataatctctttagtataagtcaattgtgtgacactagataTAAGGTTAGTTTTTTGTCttcagaatgcttaatcaagcacttagataacccttcaataagtctaaaagggtttagaaaagataacatctatgcaattaacttaaccacttcttcaattaagtgttatttaacacaaaaagaagaaatttggttatggcatagaagaatgtcacacacaaatttcagaaatataagcaaattaaatggattagttagggGATTactaaaattacctaacttagactcaacaatataTAATGCTTGTCAAaaaggtaagcaaacaaaatctactcacaaaccaactaatcaatctcaaaccaactcaatactagaacttctacatttagacttatttgactcccatggggttaaatcaataaatggaagtttatattgcctagtaataatatacgactattctaggttcacttgggtaaaatttctaaaaaataaagatgaaatgtttgaaatctttacaaacttctgcacacaagttgaaaatgaaaaagaccttaaaattaaaagaattagaagtgacaatgggggagaatttaaaaatcataactttaataaattttgtcttgaaaacggaTATCATCACAAATTTTCGTATCCTAAAACACTTCagcaaaatggaatagtagaaagaaaaaatagaactttacttgaagctGCTAGAACTATGCTGAATAAATACAATCTACCtaagtacttttgggcagaagctgttagtacagcctgctatgtgcaaaatagaacaacactaaataaaaaatataacaatccctcttttgaaatttattacaataaataacctaatataaaatactttaaagtatttgggtgcccaaccTTCATCATaaacacaagagaatacttaggaaaattcacttctaaaatagaaaatggaatttttgtaggatattcactgAACAGTAGGGGTTATAGAATATACAATAAAGTcacattaagaattgaagaaaccataaATGTGAAATTTGAGGAagctaaacaaaacctagaacaaacccaaCTTCAGCCAATTGAGTTTATTCAAGGCAACAGTAATCTGGAAGAAACCAATCAAGatttaaatcatgaagaggaaCAAGAAACTTAAGAAAATCAACCATccagaaccataagagtcaacccaaattatcctgttgaccaaataattggtgatccagatctAAGGGTTCAAACTATGTCATCCTTtcgaaatctaagtcaaatctctctaatttcaaaaattgaacccaaaatcatagctgaatctttacttgacccagactgggtcatagctatgtaaGAGGAACTAATTCAATTTAAgtgaaatgaagtttgggatttagtaccaccacccaaaaataagaaaataatagaaacaaaatgggtgtttagaaataaattaagcgaaactggggaaattactagaaacaaagctatactagttgctaagggatttagtctagtagagggacttgactatgatgaaacttatgccccagtagctagattagagtacattagaatgttactcagttatgcagcccataaagggttcagacTGTATCAAATGGGTGTTAAATCTACCTTTCtcaatggactgataaaagaaaaagtctatgtaggacaaccacctgagtttgaaagtctagaacaccttgactatgtctttaaactaacgaaagtcttatatggacttaagcaagtacccagggcatagtatgaaaggttaacctcttactaatatccaaagggttcaaccaaggtcaaattgacccaaccctattcgttaagataataaaagaggatatcttcatagcccaaatctatatagatgatataatttttgattcaactaactcagaattcttagaagaatttactaatctaatggaacaagagtttgaaatgagtctagttagaaaattaacctactttttaggcttaaaaatcaaacaaacaaatgaggaaaattatatttataaaaaaaaatacaccaaagaattacttaaaagatTCGGGATGGAAAacactaaataaataaaaacacctatgacagTTAACACAATTCTAGATGACGATcccaatggaaaaccaattgacttaaaatactataggagtgtggtaggtagcctactatacttaactgcaagttgacccgatattttatttgcagttagtatgtgtgctagatactaaacttgtgctaaagaatctcatttgactcaagtcaaaagaatctttagatatcttaaaggaacgtcaaatgtaggaatttggtatcctagaactaataattttgagttactaggctattctgactcagattacgctgggtgtaagttagatcgtaaaagcacaagtggtggatgtcaattactaggtccatcacttgtcagctagtttagtagaaagcaacactgtgttactctatctacaactgcatcagaatacatagccatagaaGAGTATGTTGCacaactactatggatgatgcataccttaaaagattttaatttaaacttcacaaatgtaaaagtattaattgataatattagctcaattaatttaataaaaaaatcctgtgcatcattcaagaaccaaacatatagaaattagacaccactttattaggaatcatgtcactaaaggagatattgaactcagatacattgagtccaagtctaatttagctgatatatttaccaaacccctccctgaaagtaaGTTTAGCAATCTACGTCGGAAGCttggaatgtgtttaatagactaggattcttaaaaatgttttcaaaaatagttGGTTTTAACTTTTAAGATAAAACttgtatattttcaa
This genomic stretch from Zingiber officinale cultivar Zhangliang chromosome 7A, Zo_v1.1, whole genome shotgun sequence harbors:
- the LOC122001601 gene encoding uncharacterized protein LOC122001601 isoform X1, with the translated sequence MELHKLADMLLRIQLSHGLMNYFAWLLQVTFQISLYFHIQVNVPFTMSTEIYFSNITRRVRYVYRFVSPLWNSMIFFLLIERRLHLSMSLACGCCNWLQGKKA
- the LOC122001601 gene encoding uncharacterized protein LOC122001601 isoform X2; the protein is MELHKLADMLLRIQLSHGLMNYFAWLLQVTFQISLYFHIQVNVPFTMSTEIYFSNITRRVRYVYRFVSPLWNSMIFFLLIERRLHLSMSLAYWQTAEGGR